From Myxococcota bacterium, a single genomic window includes:
- a CDS encoding MOSC N-terminal beta barrel domain-containing protein yields MSQVTVRELQVFPVKGCQGVPVDQLDITELGIVGDREFVIWEDGQLVDQKDTPQVAALGVDLDRAAGRLRFSHPDHGAFEHEIREHGDLRKAKWVLDDMETIDQGDAVADWLGQAVGRPVRLVSPGAPWKINFPIPQMERLHTQPKHRFFAASPVSLANQASLDDLNARLDEPVPMDRFRINVVVDGMDAYAEDHIDRIGNGDAELLQVTPAERCVIITTDQKTGNRPKTDLMKVLSDYRRKPAEERFGSGVIFGNYMTVGKPGTLRVGDRLTVA; encoded by the coding sequence ATGTCCCAGGTGACGGTCCGCGAGCTCCAGGTCTTTCCGGTGAAGGGGTGCCAGGGGGTGCCCGTCGACCAGCTCGACATCACCGAGCTCGGCATCGTCGGCGACCGCGAGTTCGTGATCTGGGAAGACGGGCAGCTCGTCGACCAGAAGGACACGCCCCAGGTGGCCGCGCTCGGCGTCGACCTGGATCGAGCCGCCGGCCGCCTCCGCTTCTCCCACCCCGACCACGGCGCCTTCGAGCACGAGATCCGGGAGCACGGCGACCTTCGCAAGGCGAAGTGGGTGCTCGACGACATGGAGACCATCGACCAGGGCGACGCCGTCGCCGACTGGCTCGGTCAGGCGGTCGGGCGACCCGTGCGGCTGGTCTCCCCCGGCGCTCCCTGGAAGATCAACTTCCCGATCCCCCAGATGGAACGCCTCCACACCCAGCCGAAGCACCGCTTCTTCGCGGCTTCGCCGGTGTCCCTGGCCAACCAGGCCTCCCTCGACGATCTCAACGCGCGCCTGGACGAGCCGGTGCCGATGGACCGGTTCCGGATCAACGTCGTGGTCGACGGCATGGATGCCTACGCCGAGGATCACATCGACCGCATCGGCAACGGCGACGCCGAACTCCTCCAGGTCACCCCGGCCGAGCGCTGCGTGATCATCACGACCGACCAGAAGACCGGCAACCGCCCGAAGACCGACCTGATGAAGGTGCTCAGCGACTACCGCCGGAAGCCCGCCGAAGAACGCTTCGGTTCGGGCGTCATCTTCGGGAACTACATGACCGTCGGGAAGCCCGGCACCCTGCGCGTCGGCGACCGACTGACCGTCGCGTAG
- a CDS encoding SDR family oxidoreductase: MPIVPTPPKGHALLEGKTVVITAAAGTGIGFSVAQRCVEEGARVLISDLHERRLGEAAEKLAAIGGTAPATCLCNVTDEAQVRNLIDTAIGELGQIDVLINNAGLGGFAPVAEMTDEQWHQVLDVTLTSVFRMTRAVLPHMTERGSGAIVNNASVLGWRAQEGQSHYAAAKAGVMAFTRCSAMEAAGSGVRINAVSPSLAMHEFLSKVTPDGLLEELVGREAFGRAAEPWEIANVMVFLASDYASYMTGEVVAVSSQRA, translated from the coding sequence ATGCCGATCGTCCCCACGCCTCCGAAAGGACACGCCCTGCTCGAGGGCAAGACCGTCGTCATCACCGCCGCCGCCGGCACCGGGATCGGCTTCTCGGTGGCTCAGCGCTGCGTCGAGGAAGGCGCGCGGGTCCTGATCAGCGACCTGCACGAGCGGCGACTCGGCGAAGCGGCCGAGAAGCTCGCTGCGATCGGCGGGACCGCGCCGGCCACCTGCCTCTGCAACGTCACCGACGAAGCCCAGGTGCGGAACCTGATCGACACGGCGATCGGCGAGCTCGGTCAGATCGACGTGCTGATCAACAACGCCGGCCTCGGCGGTTTCGCGCCCGTCGCGGAGATGACCGACGAGCAGTGGCACCAGGTCCTCGACGTCACCTTGACCTCGGTCTTCCGCATGACGCGCGCCGTGCTCCCCCACATGACCGAGCGCGGCAGCGGCGCCATCGTGAACAACGCCTCGGTGCTGGGTTGGCGCGCCCAGGAAGGGCAGTCCCACTACGCCGCGGCGAAGGCGGGCGTGATGGCCTTCACCCGCTGCTCGGCGATGGAGGCCGCGGGTTCGGGCGTGCGCATCAACGCCGTCTCGCCGAGCCTCGCGATGCACGAGTTCCTGTCGAAGGTCACGCCCGACGGGCTGCTCGAAGAGCTGGTGGGCCGCGAGGCCTTCGGGCGTGCTGCCGAGCCCTGGGAGATCGCGAACGTGATGGTCTTCCTCGCCAGCGACTATGCTTCCTACATGACGGGCGAAGTCGTCGCGGTCAGCAGCCAACGCGCCTGA
- a CDS encoding acyl-CoA dehydrogenase family protein, translated as MHLQFDPEDEQFRKEISDWLESELATPEFSKLRGRGGPGDETAYVDERVAWERHLGQAGWIGLAWPKALGGQDASLGRQVIFHEEYARAQAPGRIGHIGENLLAPTVIAFGSDEQKARFLPPIQRGEELWCQGYSEPNAGSDLANVQTRARLEGDAWILDGQKVWTSWAEWSDWAFVLCRTDPDVPKHKGLSYLLVPMKQDGVEIRPIPQITGTAEFSETFFDGARTDAGNIVGAPGDGWKVANGTLAFERGTSTLGQNILFQNELDEIVAIAKQNGAAEDPQIRQRLADAWIGLEIMRYNALRILSDAGSDLPAAALVTKIYWATWHRNLGKLAMDVLGPEAEIGDALPYELNALQRLFLFTRSETIYAGSNQIQRNIISERALGMPREPRPA; from the coding sequence ATGCATCTGCAATTCGATCCGGAAGACGAGCAGTTTCGCAAGGAAATCTCGGATTGGCTCGAATCCGAGCTGGCGACCCCCGAGTTCTCGAAGCTGCGGGGACGGGGCGGCCCCGGGGACGAAACGGCCTACGTCGACGAGCGCGTCGCATGGGAGCGCCACCTGGGCCAGGCCGGCTGGATCGGCCTCGCCTGGCCGAAGGCCCTCGGCGGCCAGGACGCCTCTCTCGGACGCCAGGTGATCTTCCACGAGGAGTACGCCCGGGCCCAGGCGCCCGGACGGATCGGCCACATCGGCGAGAACCTGCTGGCGCCCACCGTGATCGCCTTCGGCAGCGACGAGCAGAAGGCGCGCTTCCTGCCGCCGATCCAGCGCGGGGAAGAGCTCTGGTGCCAGGGCTACTCGGAGCCGAACGCGGGTTCGGACCTGGCGAACGTCCAGACCCGAGCGCGCCTCGAAGGCGACGCCTGGATCCTCGACGGCCAGAAGGTCTGGACGTCCTGGGCCGAGTGGAGCGACTGGGCCTTCGTGCTCTGCCGCACCGACCCGGACGTGCCGAAGCACAAGGGGCTCTCCTACCTGCTGGTGCCGATGAAGCAGGACGGCGTCGAGATCCGCCCGATCCCTCAGATCACGGGCACTGCCGAGTTCAGCGAAACCTTCTTCGACGGCGCGCGGACCGACGCGGGGAACATCGTCGGTGCACCGGGGGATGGCTGGAAGGTCGCGAACGGCACCCTCGCCTTCGAGCGCGGCACCTCGACCCTCGGCCAGAACATCCTGTTCCAGAACGAACTCGACGAGATCGTCGCGATCGCGAAGCAGAACGGAGCCGCCGAGGATCCCCAGATCCGCCAGCGCCTCGCCGACGCCTGGATTGGTCTCGAGATCATGCGGTACAACGCGCTGCGCATCCTGTCGGACGCCGGCAGCGACCTCCCCGCCGCGGCCCTGGTGACGAAGATCTACTGGGCCACCTGGCATCGGAACCTGGGGAAGCTGGCCATGGACGTGCTCGGGCCGGAAGCCGAGATCGGCGACGCCCTGCCCTACGAGCTGAACGCCTTGCAGCGCCTGTTCCTGTTCACCCGCTCCGAGACGATCTACGCCGGCTCGAACCAGATCCAACGCAACATCATCTCCGAGCGCGCCCTCGGCATGCCGCGCGAACCGCGCCCCGCCTGA
- a CDS encoding FadD3 family acyl-CoA ligase, which produces MTDPAQERTLPRMVAAAVARYGDRPAIEDSDTRYSFRELGAAAERVGRALVASGCQHGDRVSIWAPNVAEWVVAAIGIQSIGAVLVPLSTRHKGAEAAYQLQKSGARWLFTVAGFLDTDYVGMLEGQDLPDLEGLVLLRGEDPRATSFGAFLAQGDATSDEAFRARADAVSPDDMLDMLFTSGTTGKPKGVMTDHGQNLAVFETWSGLISLCDDDRYLVVAPFFHTFGYKAGWLSSVMRGATIVPQAVFDAEDVLQRIERERITVMPGAPTIYQSLLSVPDWQRFDLSSLRAATTGAAAIPVALIRQMKEELGFDLVLTAYGLTESCGTVSMCEPDDDPETIANTSGKPIPGVEVRCVDPDGKDVKPGEPGEIWVRGFNVMRGYFDAAEQTKETITADGWLRTGDIGVMDARGYLQITDRLKDMFIMGGFNCYPAEIENLMFSHDAIAQVAVIGVPDERMGEVGMAFVVPAPGHTPDADGLIAWCREQMANYKVPRRVEIVDALPINAGGKVDKVALRARAAA; this is translated from the coding sequence ATGACCGACCCCGCTCAGGAACGCACGCTGCCCCGCATGGTGGCGGCTGCCGTCGCCCGCTACGGCGATCGGCCCGCCATCGAGGACAGCGACACGCGCTACTCGTTCCGCGAGCTGGGGGCCGCCGCCGAGCGGGTGGGGCGCGCGCTGGTCGCATCGGGTTGCCAGCACGGCGATCGCGTCTCGATCTGGGCCCCGAACGTGGCCGAGTGGGTCGTCGCAGCCATCGGCATCCAGAGCATCGGTGCGGTGCTCGTGCCGCTCAGCACCCGACACAAGGGGGCGGAAGCCGCGTACCAGCTGCAGAAGAGCGGCGCGCGTTGGCTCTTCACCGTCGCAGGATTCCTCGACACCGACTACGTCGGCATGCTCGAAGGCCAGGACCTCCCGGACCTCGAGGGCCTGGTGCTCCTGCGCGGCGAAGATCCGCGCGCAACGTCCTTCGGCGCCTTCCTGGCCCAGGGCGACGCCACCTCGGACGAGGCGTTCCGCGCCCGCGCCGATGCCGTGTCCCCCGACGACATGCTCGACATGCTCTTCACCTCGGGCACGACGGGAAAGCCGAAGGGGGTGATGACCGACCACGGTCAGAACCTCGCCGTCTTCGAGACCTGGTCCGGGCTGATCTCGCTCTGCGACGACGATCGCTACCTGGTGGTCGCGCCTTTCTTCCACACCTTCGGCTACAAGGCCGGCTGGCTGTCTTCGGTGATGCGCGGTGCGACGATCGTTCCGCAGGCCGTCTTCGACGCCGAGGACGTGTTGCAGCGCATCGAGCGCGAGCGGATCACCGTGATGCCCGGCGCGCCGACCATCTACCAGTCGCTTCTCTCGGTTCCTGACTGGCAGCGCTTCGACCTCTCGAGCCTGCGCGCGGCGACGACCGGTGCGGCCGCGATCCCGGTCGCGCTGATCCGCCAGATGAAGGAAGAGCTGGGCTTCGACCTCGTGCTGACGGCCTACGGGCTCACCGAGTCGTGTGGGACCGTGAGCATGTGCGAGCCCGACGACGACCCGGAGACGATCGCGAACACCTCGGGGAAGCCGATTCCGGGTGTCGAGGTGCGCTGCGTCGACCCGGACGGCAAGGACGTGAAGCCGGGAGAGCCCGGTGAGATCTGGGTGCGCGGCTTCAACGTGATGCGTGGCTACTTCGATGCGGCCGAGCAGACCAAGGAGACGATCACCGCCGATGGCTGGCTGCGCACCGGCGACATCGGCGTGATGGACGCGCGGGGCTACCTCCAGATCACCGATCGCCTGAAGGACATGTTCATCATGGGCGGGTTCAACTGCTACCCGGCCGAGATCGAGAACCTGATGTTCTCCCACGACGCGATCGCCCAGGTGGCCGTGATCGGGGTGCCCGACGAACGCATGGGCGAAGTGGGCATGGCCTTCGTGGTGCCGGCGCCGGGCCACACGCCCGACGCCGACGGGTTGATCGCCTGGTGTCGCGAGCAGATGGCCAACTACAAGGTCCCCCGTCGCGTCGAGATCGTGGACGCCCTGCCGATCAACGCCGGCGGCAAGGTCGACAAGGTCGCCCTGCGC